The Girardinichthys multiradiatus isolate DD_20200921_A chromosome Y, DD_fGirMul_XY1, whole genome shotgun sequence genome has a window encoding:
- the LOC124864223 gene encoding vasorin-like, which translates to LFDEVPSWLLRSKYVHGEERKILFLFLRIVRTRKTTRFGVNIGELIGLDTDTSATALLQLLYKVTGRKKAAEVEEEEEEGSRSRRGSFGNELSIERERVCTMKILLNPLTSFLLFLILPDGISSSNCPDDCLCYMPGSIFCSQRRSSTIPFKMDSSIKNLYLFANGIEGIKAEDFNGLVNLEMLDLSQNKLTDLPERVFEPLSSLKNLDLSSNQITYISEECFHGMPQLERLYLYSNHIESIHPAAFNGLDHLLELKLQGNMLTSLPLLTLPRLLLLDLRFNVVPTLNPSELQTPNLESLRLGGVGLNSLNKELIRSLKNLHELDISGNKLESFPSALKETPGLFHLNIAGNPMGPPKTEDLQNLGELLELDISSLSIQGLPEEFSQLFPHLTKLTIAENPFNCLCNLAWFPRWLRAQSITLERKEETRCHFPPINAGKVLERLEIRDFGCPTTTAMTTTTIRTTTSTLPAPVTTLPTTTRSIQVPRASDNPPNKGGDVLLPPIPASPSSSTDLYEEEQFCPQHICLNGGTCHWNQRGQIECACPDGTSGLRCQIQKHSSTLSPEDDSPKNTIIANTADITSHQATATSILLDLHHYVEMRPKIRVIRLTYRNLSGPDRRPMQLNLPASFPEYRLRGLNPNSTYNVCVSPLGAASDVDSVCIEAHTEPEHPGLDAQYDSPKLTTMLVPATAIMLLLVLLAITVGVVCYLRRKRAKSHLELDCEPSHLELDGVKAGLDNGPLFHKQPQLMIPEPAVQTGSLEYEVLLLQDHCSSNNNMSMHKPSYF; encoded by the exons GTagaaaaaaagcagctgaagtagaagaggaagaagaagaggggAGCAGGAGTAGAAGAGGAAGCTTCGGGAATGA GCTAAGCATAGAGCGAGAGAGAGTCTGCACCATGAAGATCTTACTAAATCCATTGACGTCCTTTCTGCTCTTCCTCATCCTTCCTGATGGCATCTCTTCCAGCAACTGTCCAGACGACTGCTTGTGCTACATGCCAGGGAGCATTTTTTGTTCCCAAAGACGCTCATCTACCATTCCATTTAAAATGGACTCATCAATCAAAAACCTCTACCTGTTTGCAAATGGGATTGAAGGCATTAAAGCAGAGGACTTCAATGGACTAGTTAACTTGGAAATGCTTGACCTGAGTCAAAACAAACTGACCGATCTTCCTGAGAGGGTGTTTGAGCCCTTGAGctctttaaaaaatctggactTGTCGTCCAACCAGATTACATACATTTCAGAGGAATGCTTCCATGGAATGCCACAGCTAGAGCgcctttatttgtatagcaaTCATATAGAGAGCATCCACCCTGCTGCGTTTAATGGCTTGGACCACCTCCTGGAACTCAAATTGCAGGGTAATATGTTGACAAGCCTGCCACTTCTGACATTGCCcagactgctgctgctggaccTTCGCTTCAATGTCGTGCCCACTTTAAATCCTTCCGAGCTTCAGACCCCGAACTTGGAGTCACTCAGACTTGGTGGTGTGGGGCTCAACAGCCTAAATAAGGAGCTTATAAGAAGTCTAAAGAATCTTCATGAACTGGACATTTCAGGAAACAAACTCGAGTCTTTCCCCTCAGCACTCAAGGAGACACCGGGGCTGTTTCATCTCAACATTGCTGGCAACCCAATGGGTCCTCCAAAAACTGAGGATTTGCAAAACCTTGGCGAGCTACTAGAGCTGGACATAAGCAGTCTTAGTATACAAGGACTTCCTGAGGAATTTTCCCAGCTTTTCCCCCACTTAACGAAACTAACAATAGCAGAAAATCCCTTCAACTGCCTTTGCAACTTAGCATGGTTCCCAAGATGGCTTAGGGCTCAGAGCATCACCCTGGAGAGAAAAGAAGAGACACGTTGCCATTTTCCACCCATCAATGCTGGAAAGGTATTAGAAAGACTGGAAATCAGAGATTTTGGCTGCCCAACCACAACTGCAATGACCACTACTACTATCAGAACCACTACTAGCACCCTGCCTGCCCCTGTTACTACCTTACCAACTACTACTAGATCTATTCAAGTACCCAGGGCCAGTGACAATCCACCTAACAAAGGTGGTGATGTTCTTCTGCCTCCTATCCCTGCGTCTCCAAGCAGCAGTACTGACCTGTATGAAGAAGAGCAGTTCTGTCCCCAGCATATCTGTCTGAACGGGGGCACATGTCATTGGAATCAGCGAGGTCAGATAGAGTGTGCCTGTCCAGATGGCACATCTGGGCTACGTTGTCAAATCCAGAAACACTCTTCAACCTTATCACCTGAAGATGATTCAcccaagaacaccatcatcGCAAACACGGCAGACATCACTTCACATCAAGCAACGGCAACATCAATTCTGCTAGATCTCCATCACTATGTTGAAATGCGGCCTAAAATCCGTGTAATCCGCCTGACCTACAGAAACCTCTCTGGACCAGACCGCAGGCCAATGCAGCTGAACCTTCCAGCAAGCTTCCCGGAGTACAGACTTCGAGGTTTGAATCCCAATTCCACCTACAATGTATGTGTCAGTCCTTTAGGTGCTGCTAGTGATGTAGATAGTGTCTGCATTGAGGCTCATACTGAACCTGAACATCCTGGTCTTGATGCACAATATGACAGTCCAAAGCTAACCACAATGTTGGTGCCTGCAACTGCTATCATGCTGCTGCTGGTCCTCTTAGCAATAACAGTGGGAGTGGTGTGCTATCTTCGGAGAAAGAGAGCCAAGAGCCACCTGGAACTAGATTGTGAGCCCTCCCATTTGGAGCTGGATGGAGTCAAAGCCGGTTTGGATAATGGGCCATTGTTTCACAAACAGCCACAACTTATGATCCCTGAACCTGCTGTCCAAACAGGTAGTCTGGAGTATGAGGTGTTATTACTACAAGATCATTGTTCATCAAATAACAATATGTCTATGCACAAGCCTTCTTACTTTTGA